A single region of the Triticum dicoccoides isolate Atlit2015 ecotype Zavitan chromosome 2B, WEW_v2.0, whole genome shotgun sequence genome encodes:
- the LOC119363089 gene encoding COBW domain-containing protein 1-like, translating into MEEDDDCPPLAVELPPQTTSPLVPASSSASAPVGVTIITGYLGAGKSTLVNYILSGQHGKRIAVILNEFGEEIGVERAMINEGQGGAVVEEWVELANGCVCCTVKHSLVQALEQLVQTKERMDHILLETTGLADPAPLVSILWLDDQLESSIRLDSIITVIDAKNFRRQIDEHTNSSSFPEAFHQIAFADVVILNKIDLVKDDLEDLERQIHDVNALVTVVRSVRCQVDLNTIFDRQAYGVKNSSQLQELLEYSKSAPPNSRHDNSISTLCIYEQDPVYLTKVESWLEDLLWEKKSNMDIYRCKGILNIHNSNQLHTLQAVREVYEVVPAREWSETQSRMNKIVFIGRDLDISILQDSFSRCKH; encoded by the exons atggaggaggacgacgactgcccTCCCCTCGCCGTCGAGCTCCCTCCGCAGACGACCTCTCCTCTGGTTCccgcttcctcctccgcctctgcgCCGGTCGgcgtcaccatcatcaccggctaccTCGGCGCCGGCAAGTCCACG TTAGTCAACTACATTTTGAGTGGACAACATGGGAAAAGAATAGCGGTAATACTGAATGAGTTTGGAGAGGAAATTGGAGTAGAAAGAGCAATGATCAATGAGGGGCAAGGTGGTGCCGTTGTTGAGGAATGGGTGGAGCTAGCAAATGGATGCGTTTGTTGCACTGTTAAACACAGCCTGGTTCAAGCACTTGAGCAACTTGTGCAGACTAAGGAGAG AATGGATCATATATTATTGGAGACAACTGGTTTGGCTGATCCTGCACCACTTGTATCCATTCTCTGGCTGGACGATCAATTGGAGTCATCAATCAGACTAGACTCTATCATTACG GTTATTGATGCAAAAAACTTCAGGCGGCAAATTGATGAACACACGAACTCTTCCTCATTTCCTGAAGCATTTCACCAAATCGCATTTGCG GATGTTGTGATATTAAACAAAATTGACTTAGTAAAAGACGATCTTGAGGATTTGGAAAGGCAAATTCATGATGTCAATGCGCTTGTTACAGTGGTGCGGTCTGTGCGGTGCCAGGTTGATTTAAATACAATATTTGATCGACAGGCATATGGTGTGAAG AATTCATCACAACTACAAGAGCTTCTGGAGTACAGTAAATCAGCACCACCTAATAGTCGCCATGATAACAGTATTTCCACCTTGTGCATTTATGAACAGGATCCAGTTTACTTGACTAAG GTGGAATCATGGCTTGAAGATCTTCTTTGGGAGAAGAAGTCCAACATGGATATATATCGTTGCAAAGGGATTTTAAATATCCATAATTCGaaccaacttcataccttacag GCAGTGAGGGAAGTCTATGAGGTTGTGCCAGCTCGAGAATGGTCGGAGACACAATCTCGCATGAACAAGATAGTTTTCATAG GCCGTGATTTGGATATCAGTATCCTCCAAGATTCATTTAGTCGCTGCAAGCACTGA
- the LOC119363088 gene encoding pentatricopeptide repeat-containing protein At1g26460, mitochondrial-like, whose product MAAFSAARSAADLKETFAAWMTEQHWEDMKQLFESWVRSLDAATGKPNRPDVDLFNHYLRANLMSGALPHEMLDLADQMREFDLAPNTASYNLVLKTMVKAREVEGAEKIVERMLQTGIVPDDESYNLVVDLLLRHNRADSAFKYLELMLKSGYAISSPVFAEYVRVCVKSGSLDTLASIIEKCKATEKNKVLIPQWAWCIDIAEAAFEANNSKLAMFGLEFLARWIAHGEGSKPPIHRSVDEGLVLSAFSAAGRTCSSDLLNAAWSILRKSLRQKRAPTPETYLAKIYAHSSIGQLQRAFGTLREFENAYRNFEGIDKELFSPFTSLQPLVVACCKDGFTTLDSVYVQLENLSSADPPYKSVAALNCVILGCANIWDIERAYETFEAMKEKFGLTPDIHSYNALLHAFGKLKKTEEASNVFQHLVSLEDVKPNATTYSLLVDAHLVNRDPKAALAVLDEMVDVGFTPTKETLKKVRRRCSRESDFDSDEKLQSLCKRLNLRMGGETRRELLYNIEYSAEY is encoded by the exons ATGGCCGCCTTCTCCGCTGCCCGCAGCGCCgccgacctcaaggagaccttcgccGCCTGGATGACGGAGCAGCACTGGGAGGACATGAAGCAGCTCTTCGAGTCCTGGGTCCGCTCCCTCGACGCCGCCACCGGCAAGCCCAACCGCCCCGACGTCGACCTCTTCAACCACTACCTCCGCGCCAACCTCATGTCCGGCGCCCTGCCGCACGAGATGCTCGATCTCGCCGACCAGATGCGCGAGTTCGACCTCGCGCCCAACACCGCCTCCTACAACCTCGTCCTCAAGACCATGGTCAAGGCCCGCGAGGTCGAAGGGGCCGAGAAAATCGTCGAACG GATGCTGCAAACAGGAATTGTGCCAGATGATGAATCCTACAATTTGGTTGTAGATCTGCTTCTTAGACACAACCGTGCTGACTCAGCCTTCAAATATTTGGAATTGATGCTTAAATCAGGCTACGCGATATCTTCACCTGTATTTGCTGAGTATGTCCGAGTATGTGTTAAATCTGGGAGTTTGGACACATTGGCATCAATCATAGAGAAGTGCAAG GCAACAGAGAAGAACAAAGTCTTGATTCCACAATGGGCCTGGTGCATTGACATAGCAGAAGCTGCTTTTGAAGCTAACAATAGCAAGCTAGCCATGTTTGGTTTGGAATTTCTTGCGAGATGGATTGCACATGGCGAGGGTTCTAAACCCCCTATTCACCGTTCAGTCGATGAAGGTTTAGTACTCTCAGCTTTCAGTGCTGCTGGTAGAACCTGCAGCAGTGACCTCTTGAACGCTGCTTGGTCAATATTACGCAAGTCCTTGCGCCAGAAAAGGGCACCCACGCCAGAGACTTATCTTGCGAAGATTTATGCTCATTCATCAATTGGTCAACTCCAACGAGCTTTTGGGACTCTTCGTGAATTTGAAAATGCCTATAGGAACTTTGAGGGTATCGATAAAGAGCTCTTCTCACCATTTACTTCATTGCAACCACTTGTTGTTGCTTGCTGCAAGGATGGCTTCACCACATTGGACTCG GTTTATGTTCAGTTAGAGAATCTGAGTTCTGCGGATCCACCATACAAATCTGTTGCTGCTCTTAACTGTGTTATACTAGGCTGTGCAAATATTTGGGACATTGAGCGAGCATACGAAACTTTTGAGGCAATGAAAGAAAAGTTTGGACTTACGCCTGACATACATTCATACAATGCCCTGTTGCATGCATTCGGGAAGCTAAAGAAG ACAGAGGAAGCTAGTAATGTGTTCCAGCATTTAGTAAGCCTTGAGGATGTTAAGCCAAATGCAACAACATACTCCCTGCTTGTCGATGCGCATCTTGTCAACCGAGATCCAAAAGCTGCTCTTGCTGTTCTTGACGAAATG GTTGATGTGGGCTTCACTCCTACAAAGGAGACTCTTAAGAAGGTCCGAAGACGCTGCTCCCGCGAATCAGACTTTGATAGCGACGAGAAACTGCAGTCCCTGTGCAAACGGTTGAACTTGCGGATGGGCGGTGAGACCCGTAGGGAGTTGCTGTATAACATCGAATACAGTGCCGAGTACTGA